Proteins found in one Enterococcus sp. 9D6_DIV0238 genomic segment:
- the recF gene encoding DNA replication/repair protein RecF (All proteins in this family for which functions are known are DNA-binding proteins that assist the filamentation of RecA onto DNA for the initiation of recombination or recombinational repair.) yields the protein MRLNEIAVQHYRNYDGLTLDFPKTLNIFLGENAQGKTNLLESIYVLAMTRSHRTSNEKELIHWDSDSAKISGVIEKKTGTIPLEIIISTKGRKTKVNHIEQKRLSSYIGQLNVILFAPEDLSLVKGSPQLRRKFIDMELGQVNPIYLYDLVQYQSVLKQRNQYLKQLAEKKQSDLVYLDILTEQLAEFGGKVLFARLEFIKKLEHWANLLHKKISHEKEELLIEYFSSIPIDKENFSLEELQKQLLQSVNENRKRELFKANTFLGPHRDDLIFNVNGQNVQTYGSQGQQRTTALSVKLAEIDLMYSETGEYPVLLLDDVMSELDNERQLHLLETIEGKVQTFLTTTSLDHLNNKLTVEPDIFYVHQGEIEREASI from the coding sequence ATGAGACTGAATGAAATCGCAGTGCAGCACTACCGTAATTATGATGGGCTAACGCTGGATTTCCCTAAAACCTTGAATATTTTCCTAGGAGAAAATGCACAAGGCAAAACCAACTTGCTGGAAAGTATTTATGTGCTGGCGATGACTCGCAGCCACAGAACCAGCAACGAAAAAGAGCTGATCCACTGGGATTCCGATTCGGCAAAAATCAGCGGTGTCATCGAGAAAAAGACTGGAACGATTCCGCTTGAAATCATTATTTCGACGAAAGGACGTAAGACGAAGGTCAATCATATTGAGCAAAAACGTCTAAGTTCATACATAGGTCAGCTGAATGTGATTTTATTTGCGCCGGAGGATCTGTCTCTTGTGAAAGGCTCACCTCAGCTGCGACGTAAATTCATCGATATGGAATTGGGACAGGTCAATCCGATTTATTTATATGATCTGGTCCAGTATCAATCTGTTTTGAAGCAGCGGAATCAATATTTGAAGCAATTAGCTGAGAAAAAACAATCAGACCTTGTTTATTTAGATATTCTGACAGAACAGCTGGCGGAATTTGGCGGCAAAGTCTTATTTGCCCGTTTGGAGTTCATCAAGAAACTGGAACACTGGGCGAATTTGCTGCACAAAAAAATCAGCCATGAAAAAGAAGAGCTGTTGATCGAGTATTTTTCAAGTATTCCAATAGATAAAGAAAATTTTTCACTAGAAGAACTGCAAAAACAATTACTGCAAAGCGTGAACGAAAATCGTAAACGTGAATTGTTCAAAGCTAATACTTTTCTAGGTCCTCATCGGGATGATCTGATTTTTAATGTGAATGGTCAAAATGTCCAGACTTATGGATCACAAGGACAGCAAAGAACGACTGCGTTAAGTGTGAAGCTTGCAGAAATTGATTTAATGTATTCAGAAACAGGGGAATATCCTGTTCTGTTATTGGATGACGTCATGAGTGAATTAGACAATGAACGGCAATTACACCTACTAGAAACGATTGAAGGAAAGGTCCAGACATTTTTAACTACTACAAGTTTGGACCATTTAAACAATAAATTAACTGTTGAGCCGGATATATTTTATGTTCATCAGGGAGAGATAGAGAGGGAAGCATCTATATGA
- the gyrB gene encoding DNA topoisomerase (ATP-hydrolyzing) subunit B: MTEEEKNMKERAQEYDASQIQVLEGLEAVRKRPGMYIGSTSSEGLHHLVWEIVDNSIDEALAGFATSIQVIIEPDNSITVVDDGRGIPVDIQAKTGRPAVETVFTVLHAGGKFGGGGYKVSGGLHGVGSSVVNALSTTLDVKVYKDGKVHYQEFHRGAVVDDLKVIEETDRHGTTVHFVPDPEIFTETTTFNFDKLATRVRELAFLNRGLKISIEDKREETPVLKEYHYEGGIKSYVEHLNANKDVLFPEPIFIEGEQQDITVEVSMQYTDGYHSNILSFANNIHTYEGGTHESGFKTSLTRVINDYARKQKIMKENDENLTGEDVREGLTAVISIKHPEPQFEGQTKTKLGNSEVRTVTDRLFSEYFTKFLMENPTVGKQIVEKGLLASKARLAAKRAREVTRRKGALEISNLPGKLADCSSKDPEKCEIFIVEGDSAGGSAKQGRSREFQAILPIRGKILNVEKASMDKILANEEIRSLFTAMGTGFGADFDVSKARYHKLVIMTDADVDGAHIRTLLLTLFYRFMRPVVEAGYVYIAQPPLYGVKQGKNITYVQPGKHAEEELARVLESLPASPKPSVQRYKGLGEMDDHQLWETTMDPERRLMSRVSVDDAIEADRIFEMLMGDRVEPRRAFIEENAHYVKNLDI; this comes from the coding sequence ATGACAGAAGAAGAAAAAAACATGAAAGAACGCGCCCAGGAATATGATGCCAGTCAGATTCAGGTATTAGAAGGTCTAGAAGCGGTTCGTAAGCGTCCAGGGATGTACATCGGATCAACTAGCTCAGAAGGGTTACATCACTTAGTTTGGGAGATCGTGGATAATTCGATCGATGAGGCCTTAGCAGGTTTTGCGACAAGTATTCAAGTGATCATTGAGCCTGATAACAGTATCACAGTGGTCGATGATGGTCGGGGAATTCCAGTTGATATCCAAGCAAAAACAGGACGTCCTGCCGTTGAGACAGTCTTTACTGTACTTCATGCCGGAGGTAAATTCGGCGGCGGCGGATATAAAGTATCCGGCGGACTGCATGGGGTTGGTTCCTCCGTTGTTAATGCACTTTCAACAACTTTGGATGTAAAAGTGTATAAAGATGGAAAAGTTCATTATCAAGAGTTTCATCGCGGAGCAGTTGTCGATGACCTGAAAGTGATCGAAGAAACAGATCGTCATGGAACTACTGTCCATTTTGTACCAGATCCTGAAATTTTTACTGAAACAACAACATTTAATTTTGATAAATTAGCTACACGTGTGAGAGAATTGGCTTTCTTGAATCGCGGTTTAAAAATCTCGATCGAAGATAAACGTGAAGAAACACCTGTTTTGAAAGAGTATCACTATGAAGGCGGGATCAAGAGTTATGTTGAACATTTAAATGCCAACAAAGATGTTCTATTTCCTGAACCGATCTTTATTGAAGGCGAACAACAAGATATTACTGTAGAAGTTTCTATGCAGTATACAGACGGTTATCATTCAAATATCTTGAGCTTTGCAAACAATATCCATACGTATGAAGGCGGAACGCATGAGTCTGGTTTTAAAACGTCCTTGACCCGTGTGATCAATGATTACGCCCGTAAACAAAAAATCATGAAAGAAAATGATGAAAACTTAACAGGGGAAGATGTTCGTGAAGGATTGACTGCTGTTATTTCGATCAAGCATCCGGAACCTCAGTTTGAAGGGCAAACAAAAACAAAACTGGGAAATTCAGAAGTACGTACAGTTACTGACCGTTTATTCTCAGAGTATTTCACAAAGTTCTTGATGGAAAACCCTACAGTTGGTAAACAAATCGTCGAAAAAGGCTTATTAGCTTCTAAAGCACGTTTGGCAGCTAAAAGAGCTCGTGAAGTCACTCGTCGTAAAGGCGCGCTTGAAATCAGCAATCTGCCTGGTAAATTAGCAGACTGTTCAAGTAAAGATCCTGAAAAATGCGAAATTTTTATCGTCGAAGGAGATTCAGCCGGCGGTTCTGCTAAACAAGGACGTAGCCGTGAATTCCAAGCGATCTTACCGATTCGTGGGAAAATCCTGAATGTTGAAAAAGCCAGCATGGATAAAATTTTAGCTAATGAAGAAATCCGTTCATTATTTACAGCGATGGGGACAGGATTTGGTGCTGATTTTGATGTATCAAAAGCTCGTTACCATAAATTAGTGATCATGACAGATGCCGATGTCGATGGTGCACATATTCGTACCTTATTGTTGACATTATTCTACCGTTTCATGCGTCCTGTGGTTGAAGCAGGTTACGTTTATATTGCTCAACCGCCATTATATGGGGTAAAACAAGGGAAAAACATTACCTACGTTCAACCTGGTAAACATGCAGAAGAAGAGCTTGCAAGAGTCTTAGAATCATTACCAGCGAGTCCAAAACCAAGTGTTCAACGTTATAAAGGTCTTGGAGAAATGGATGATCATCAGTTATGGGAAACAACGATGGATCCTGAAAGACGATTAATGTCACGTGTCAGTGTCGATGATGCGATCGAAGCAGATCGGATTTTTGAAATGTTGATGGGAGATCGTGTAGAACCGCGCCGTGCGTTTATTGAAGAAAACGCTCATTACGTGAAAAACTTAGATATTTAG
- a CDS encoding PaaI family thioesterase: MNLLEHLQIHTKELTKEKVTLTMNVASFHKQPYGIVHGGINAVLIETACSMGANEQFSTENAYAVGVDLQVNHLKSVLDGTLTVVAKPNHIGGSLQVWEGKIFNESKELISVGRCTLMKRISK; encoded by the coding sequence ATGAATTTATTGGAGCATCTGCAAATACATACGAAAGAGTTAACAAAAGAAAAAGTTACCTTAACGATGAATGTCGCATCTTTCCATAAACAGCCCTATGGAATTGTCCATGGAGGCATCAATGCTGTATTGATCGAAACAGCTTGTAGTATGGGGGCGAATGAACAATTCTCTACTGAAAATGCTTATGCTGTCGGTGTTGATCTTCAAGTCAATCATTTAAAAAGTGTACTAGACGGAACATTGACTGTCGTTGCTAAACCAAATCATATTGGTGGTTCATTGCAAGTTTGGGAAGGAAAAATTTTTAATGAGTCGAAAGAGTTGATTAGTGTAGGACGTTGTACGCTAATGAAACGGATATCTAAATAG
- the gyrA gene encoding DNA gyrase subunit A — protein MSEEVKENIQDVNLTSEMKESFIDYAMSVIVARALPDVRDGLKPVHRRILYGMNELGVTPDKPHKKSARVVGDVMGKYHPHGDSSIYEAMVRMAQPFSYRSMLVDGHGNFGSVDGDGAAAMRYTEARMSKIALEMLRDINKDTVDFHGNYDDSEQEPDVLPARFPNLLVNGTTGIAVGMATNIPPHNLAEVIEATNLLMDNPEITTNELMEVLPGPDFPTGGLVMGKSGIRRAYETGRGSITVRAKVDITEMPNGKERILVSELPYMVNKAKLIERISELHREKRIEGITDLRDESSREGMRIVIDVRRDVSASVILNNLYKMTSLQTSFGFNMLAIEKGVPKILSLKQILENYVEHQKEVITRRTEFDKKKAEARAHILEGLRIALDHIDEIISIIRNSRADDEAKASLIERFEFSDRQAQAILDMRLRSLTGLQRDKVENEYQELLKFIADMNDILARPERVIEIIKTELGDIRDKYGDARRTELLVGEVLSLEDEDLIEEEEVVITLTNNGYIKRVANSEFRAQRRGGRGVQGMGVHDDDFVKNLVSCSTHDTLLFFTNNGKVYRAKGYEIPEYGRTAKGIPVINMLGIDSSEKIQAIIAVEGKAEDGHYLFFTTRKGTVKRTAVTAFSNIRSNGLIAIGLKEDDELVNVVLTNGEQNMIIGTHNGYSVTFAETAVRDMGRTASGVRGIRLREDDYVVGASLLDADTEVLVLTENGYGKRTKASEYPVKGRGGKGIKTANITAKNGPLAGLTTVRGDEDILVITNKGVIIRFNVDSVSQTGRATLGVRLMRMEEDAKVVTMAVVEPEPDEIVEEVENAEITVVETETTEADTSTEE, from the coding sequence ATGAGTGAAGAAGTGAAAGAAAACATTCAAGACGTCAATCTGACCAGTGAAATGAAAGAATCCTTCATTGATTATGCGATGAGTGTTATCGTAGCTCGGGCATTGCCGGATGTACGTGACGGGTTGAAACCTGTCCACCGCCGTATTTTGTATGGAATGAATGAGTTAGGTGTAACACCTGATAAGCCACATAAGAAATCTGCCCGTGTTGTTGGGGATGTAATGGGTAAGTATCACCCGCATGGTGACTCCTCGATTTATGAAGCGATGGTTCGTATGGCTCAGCCGTTTAGTTACCGCAGTATGCTGGTCGATGGGCACGGAAACTTTGGTTCTGTCGATGGTGATGGTGCCGCGGCGATGCGTTATACCGAAGCTAGAATGAGTAAAATTGCGTTGGAGATGCTGCGTGATATCAATAAAGATACTGTTGATTTCCATGGGAACTATGATGATTCTGAACAAGAGCCGGATGTATTGCCAGCCCGTTTCCCTAACCTTTTGGTCAACGGAACAACTGGGATCGCTGTTGGGATGGCGACAAATATTCCACCGCACAACTTAGCTGAAGTCATTGAAGCGACTAATTTGTTGATGGACAATCCAGAGATTACAACCAATGAACTGATGGAAGTATTGCCTGGACCGGATTTTCCAACTGGCGGTTTAGTTATGGGCAAATCAGGCATTCGTCGTGCGTATGAGACTGGTCGGGGATCGATCACAGTTCGTGCAAAAGTAGATATTACAGAGATGCCTAATGGGAAAGAACGTATTTTGGTATCAGAGTTGCCTTATATGGTCAACAAAGCCAAATTGATCGAACGAATTTCAGAGCTGCACCGTGAAAAGAGAATCGAAGGAATCACAGATTTACGTGATGAATCCTCTCGTGAAGGAATGCGGATCGTTATTGATGTCCGTCGTGATGTCAGTGCCTCTGTTATTTTAAACAATCTTTACAAGATGACGTCATTACAAACATCATTTGGTTTTAATATGTTGGCAATTGAAAAAGGTGTGCCAAAAATCCTAAGCTTAAAACAAATTCTTGAGAATTATGTAGAGCACCAAAAAGAAGTGATTACTCGCCGTACTGAATTTGATAAGAAAAAAGCAGAAGCACGCGCACATATCTTAGAAGGTTTACGTATTGCCTTAGATCATATCGATGAAATCATTTCGATCATCCGAAATTCTAGAGCAGATGATGAAGCAAAAGCATCATTGATCGAGCGCTTTGAATTTTCTGATCGTCAGGCTCAAGCAATTTTAGACATGCGTTTACGTAGTTTAACTGGCTTGCAGCGTGATAAAGTCGAAAATGAATATCAAGAGTTACTGAAATTTATCGCTGATATGAATGATATTTTAGCTCGTCCAGAACGTGTTATCGAAATCATCAAAACTGAATTAGGCGATATCCGTGATAAATATGGAGATGCTCGTCGTACTGAACTTTTAGTTGGTGAAGTTTTGAGTTTAGAAGATGAAGACTTGATCGAAGAAGAAGAGGTCGTGATCACATTAACCAATAACGGCTATATCAAGCGTGTAGCAAACAGTGAATTCAGAGCACAACGCCGTGGAGGTCGTGGTGTTCAGGGAATGGGTGTCCATGATGATGATTTTGTGAAAAATCTAGTGTCATGTTCAACACACGATACGTTATTATTCTTCACGAATAATGGGAAAGTTTACCGTGCGAAAGGCTATGAAATTCCTGAATACGGTAGAACAGCCAAAGGTATCCCTGTGATCAATATGCTGGGTATTGACTCTAGTGAGAAGATCCAAGCGATCATCGCAGTCGAAGGCAAAGCGGAAGACGGACATTATCTGTTCTTTACTACACGTAAAGGAACAGTTAAACGTACAGCTGTAACAGCCTTTTCAAATATCAGAAGTAATGGTCTGATCGCGATCGGTTTGAAAGAAGATGATGAGTTAGTCAATGTTGTCTTAACTAACGGAGAACAAAATATGATCATCGGTACGCATAATGGTTATTCTGTTACTTTTGCTGAAACAGCTGTCCGGGATATGGGACGTACAGCATCAGGTGTTCGCGGTATTCGTCTGAGAGAAGATGATTACGTTGTAGGAGCCTCTTTATTGGATGCTGACACGGAAGTTCTTGTGTTGACGGAAAATGGTTACGGTAAGCGGACAAAAGCCTCTGAGTACCCTGTAAAAGGCCGTGGTGGTAAAGGAATCAAGACAGCTAATATCACAGCCAAAAATGGACCATTAGCTGGACTTACAACTGTTCGCGGAGATGAAGATATTCTAGTGATCACTAATAAAGGTGTCATCATTCGATTCAATGTCGATTCTGTCTCTCAAACTGGTAGAGCAACCCTAGGTGTTCGCTTGATGAGAATGGAAGAAGATGCAAAAGTTGTAACGATGGCAGTGGTTGAACCTGAGCCGGATGAAATCGTTGAAGAAGTCGAAAATGCTGAAATAACAGTAGTTGAAACTGAAACAACAGAAGCAGATACGTCTACAGAAGAATAA
- the yaaA gene encoding S4 domain-containing protein YaaA → MKKTLVLETDYMTLGQVLKEVDVISSGGQAKWYLAENSVFVDGELENRRGRKLYAGMMIEIPEEGTFFMVKKGEAADETE, encoded by the coding sequence TTGAAAAAGACACTCGTTTTAGAAACTGATTACATGACACTGGGGCAAGTCTTAAAAGAAGTCGATGTGATAAGCAGCGGTGGCCAAGCAAAATGGTACCTAGCTGAGAATAGTGTATTCGTAGATGGGGAATTAGAGAATCGCCGCGGTAGAAAATTATATGCTGGTATGATGATCGAGATACCTGAAGAAGGTACTTTTTTTATGGTGAAAAAAGGCGAGGCAGCGGATGAGACTGAATGA